From Mus musculus strain C57BL/6J chromosome 17, GRCm38.p6 C57BL/6J, the proteins below share one genomic window:
- the Zfp523 gene encoding zinc finger protein 76, with the protein MESLGLQTVRLSDGTTAYVQQAVKGEKLLEGQVIQLEDGTTAYIHQVTIQKESFSFEDGQPVQLEDGSMAYIHHTPKEGCDPSALEAVQLEDGSTAYIHHPVPVPSDSAILAVQTEAGLEDLAAEDEEGFGTDTVVALEQYASKVLHDSPASHNGKGQQVGDRAFRCGYKGCGRLYTTAHHLKVHERAHTGDRPYRCDFPSCGKAFATGYGLKSHVRTHTGEKPYKCPEELCSKAFKTSGDLQKHVRTHTGERPFRCPFEGCGRSFTTSNIRKVHVRTHTGERPYTCPEPHCGRGFTSATNYKNHVRIHTGEKPYVCTVPGCGKRFTEYSSLYKHHVVHTHCKPYTCSSCGKTYRQTSTLAMHKRSAHGELEATEESEQALYEQQQLEAASAAEESPPPKPTHIAYLSEVKEESSAIPTQVAMVTEEDGPPQVALITQDGTQQVSLSPEDLQALGSAISVVTQHGSTTLTIPGHHEELATSGTHTVTMVSADGTQTQPVTIITSGALVTEDSSVASLHHQQVALLATANGTHIAVQLEDQQTLEEAISVATAAMQQGAVTLETTESGC; encoded by the exons ATGGAAAGCCTGGGGCTGCAAACGGTGAGGCTCAGTGATGGGACAACAGCCTACGTCCAGCAGGCTGTCAAAG GGGAGAAGCTGCTTGAAGGGCAAGTGATCCAGCTGGAGGACGGGACCACTGCGTACATTCACCAGGTGACGATACAGAAAG AGTCTTTCTCCTTTGAAGATGGTCAGCCCGTGCAGCTGGAAGACGGCAGCATGGcctacatacaccacacacccaAAG AGGGCTGTGACCCCAGCGCCCTGGAAGCTGTCCAGCTGGAAGACGGTTCCACTGCCTACATCCATCACCCTGTGCCTGTGCCGTCGGACAGCGCCATCCTGGCTGTGCAGACGGAGGCGGGCTTGGAGGACCTGGCAGCGGAAGACGAGGAAGGCTTCGGCACGGACACAGTGGTGGCCCTGGAGCAGTATGCCAGCAAG gttCTGCACGATAGCCCTGCTTCCCACAATGGCAAAGGGCAGCAGGTTGGAGACCGAGCTTTCCGCTGTGGCTACAAGGGCTGTGGTCGTCTCTACACCACTGCCCATCACTTAAAG GTCCACGAACGAGCTCACACAGGGGACCGCCCATACAGGTGTGACTTTCCCAGCTGTGGAAAGGCCTTTGCAACAG GCTATGGGCTAAAAAGTCATGTTCGTACTCACACGGGTGAGAAACCATACAAGTGCCCAGAGGAGCTGTGCAGCAAAGCCTTCAAGACCTCAGGGGACCTGCAGAAACACGTGCGGACCCACACAG GTGAGCGCCCATTCCGGTGCCCTTTTGAGGGCTGTGGCCGCTCCTTCACCACATCAAATATCCGCAAGGTACATGTGCGCACCCACACAGGCGAGCGGCCCTACACCTGCCCCGAGCCCCACTGTGGTCGTGGCTTCACCAGCGCCACCAACTACAAGAATCATGTGCGCATCCATACAG GGGAGAAGCCATACGTTTGCACGGTGCCAGGCTGCGGAAAGCGCTTTACGGAGTACTCGAGCCTGTACAAACACCACGTGGTGCACACACATTGCAAGCCCTACACGTGCAGTAGCTGTGGCAAGACCTACCGGCAAACCTCCACCCTGGCCATGCACAAGCGCAGCGCACACGGGGAGCTGGAGGCCACGGAGGAGAGCGAGCAGGCCCTGTatgagcagcagcagctggagg CCGCCTCTGCTGCTGAGGAAAGCCCCCCACCCAAACCAACCCACATTGCTTACCTTTCGGAAGTGAAGGAAGAGAGCAGTGCCATCCCAACCCAAGTAGCCATGGTGACGGAGGAGGATGGGCCCCCTCAGGTGGCTCTGATCACTCAGGACGGTACCCAGCAG GTCAGCCTGTCCCCAGAAGACCTGCAGGCCCTGGGGAGTGCCATCAGTGTGGTGACACAGCACGGCAGCACCACCCTCACCATCCCCGGTCATCATGAAGAACTAGCCACATCTGGCACACACACGGTCACCATGGTCAGCGCTGATGGCACGCAGACTCAGCCC GTCACAATCATTACCTCTGGGGCCTTGGTGACTGAGGACTCAAGCGTGGCGTCTCTTCATCACCAACAGGTGGCGCTGTTGGCCACAGCCAACGGAACACACATCGCAGTGCAG CTGGAGGACCAGCAGACCCTGGAGGAGGCCATAAGCGTAGCCACTGCTGCTATGCAGCAAGGGGCTGTGACCCTGGAAACCACAGAGAGCGGCTGCTGA
- the Zfp523 gene encoding zinc finger protein 76 isoform X2 codes for MPATLSPVPHHCSVCPHSPSLSAPYSFHLVSGCGGPNLVPSCLPQAIFPNSCPQVSVLSPFPWLSCHQSCPQPYPLSFPLASPSSHPPHSPVSPGEKPYVCTVPGCGKRFTEYSSLYKHHVVHTHCKPYTCSSCGKTYRQTSTLAMHKRSAHGELEATEESEQALYEQQQLEAASAAEESPPPKPTHIAYLSEVKEESSAIPTQVAMVTEEDGPPQVALITQDGTQQVSLSPEDLQALGSAISVVTQHGSTTLTIPGHHEELATSGTHTVTMVSADGTQTQPVTIITSGALVTEDSSVASLHHQQVALLATANGTHIAVQLEDQQTLEEAISVATAAMQQGAVTLETTESGC; via the exons ATGCCTGCAACTCTTAGCCCCGTACCCCACCATTGCAGTGTCTGCCCTCACTCCCCTTCTCTAAGTGCCCCTTACTCTTTCCACCTTGTCTCTGGGTGCGGAGGTCCCAATCTCGTGCCCTCCTGTCTTCCACAGGCCATCTTCCCCAACTCCTGCCCCCAAGTCTCAGTTCTCAGCCCTTTCCCCTGGCTTTCCTGTCACCAGTCCTGTCCCCAACCCTATCCCCTTAGCTTCCCCCTTGCCAGCCCCAGTTCCCACCCCCCTCACAGCCCAGTGTCCCCAGGGGAGAAGCCATACGTTTGCACGGTGCCAGGCTGCGGAAAGCGCTTTACGGAGTACTCGAGCCTGTACAAACACCACGTGGTGCACACACATTGCAAGCCCTACACGTGCAGTAGCTGTGGCAAGACCTACCGGCAAACCTCCACCCTGGCCATGCACAAGCGCAGCGCACACGGGGAGCTGGAGGCCACGGAGGAGAGCGAGCAGGCCCTGTatgagcagcagcagctggagg CCGCCTCTGCTGCTGAGGAAAGCCCCCCACCCAAACCAACCCACATTGCTTACCTTTCGGAAGTGAAGGAAGAGAGCAGTGCCATCCCAACCCAAGTAGCCATGGTGACGGAGGAGGATGGGCCCCCTCAGGTGGCTCTGATCACTCAGGACGGTACCCAGCAG GTCAGCCTGTCCCCAGAAGACCTGCAGGCCCTGGGGAGTGCCATCAGTGTGGTGACACAGCACGGCAGCACCACCCTCACCATCCCCGGTCATCATGAAGAACTAGCCACATCTGGCACACACACGGTCACCATGGTCAGCGCTGATGGCACGCAGACTCAGCCC GTCACAATCATTACCTCTGGGGCCTTGGTGACTGAGGACTCAAGCGTGGCGTCTCTTCATCACCAACAGGTGGCGCTGTTGGCCACAGCCAACGGAACACACATCGCAGTGCAG CTGGAGGACCAGCAGACCCTGGAGGAGGCCATAAGCGTAGCCACTGCTGCTATGCAGCAAGGGGCTGTGACCCTGGAAACCACAGAGAGCGGCTGCTGA